Proteins from one Pseudomonas grandcourensis genomic window:
- a CDS encoding peptidylprolyl isomerase, with product MTQVKLTTNHGDIVLELNADKAPITVANFVEYVKAGHYENTVFHRVIGNFMIQGGGFEPGMKEKKDKRPSIQNEADNGLSNDKYTVAMARTMEPHSASAQFFINVADNSFLNHSGKNVQGWGYAVFGKVTAGTDVVDKIKGVATTSKSGHQDVPADDVIIEKAEIIE from the coding sequence ATGACCCAAGTCAAACTGACTACCAACCATGGCGACATCGTCCTCGAACTGAACGCCGACAAAGCCCCGATCACCGTGGCCAACTTCGTTGAGTACGTTAAAGCCGGTCACTACGAAAACACCGTTTTCCACCGTGTCATCGGTAACTTCATGATCCAGGGCGGCGGTTTCGAGCCAGGCATGAAAGAAAAGAAAGACAAGCGCCCAAGCATCCAGAACGAAGCTGACAACGGTCTTTCCAACGACAAGTACACCGTTGCCATGGCCCGCACCATGGAGCCGCATTCGGCTTCCGCGCAGTTCTTCATCAACGTGGCCGACAACAGCTTCCTGAACCACAGCGGCAAGAACGTGCAGGGCTGGGGCTATGCGGTATTCGGTAAAGTGACCGCCGGCACCGACGTTGTCGACAAGATCAAAGGCGTGGCCACCACCTCCAAGTCCGGCCACCAGGACGTACCAGCAGACGACGTGATCATCGAGAAAGCCGAGATCATTGAGTGA
- a CDS encoding glutamine--tRNA ligase/YqeY domain fusion protein, with protein MSKPTVDPTSNAKTGPAVPVNFLRPIIQADLDSGKHTQIVTRFPPEPNGYLHIGHAKSICVNFGLAQEFGGVTHLRFDDTNPAKEDQEYIDAIESDVKWLGFEWSGEVRYASQYFDQLHDWAVELIKSGNAYVDDLTPEQAKEYRGSLTEPGKNSPFRDRSVEENLDLFARMKAGEFKDGARVLRAKIDMASPNMNLRDPIMYRIRHAHHHQTGDKWCIYPNYDFTHGQSDAIEGITHSICTLEFESHRPLYEWFLEHLPVPANPRQYEFSRLNLNYTITSKRKLKQLVDEKHVSGWDDPRMSTLSGFRRRGYTPKSIRNFCEMIGTNRSDGVVDFGMLEFSIRDDLDHSAPRAMCVLRPLKVVITNYPEGQVENLELPCHPKEDMGVRALPFAREIYIDREDFMEEPPKGYKRLEPAGEVRLRGSYVIRADEAIKDADGNIVELRCSYDPDTLGKNPEGRKVKGVVHWVPAAASVECEVRLYDRLFRSANPEKAEDSASFLDNINPDSLQVLTGCRAEPSLGNAQPEDRFQFEREGYFVADIKDSKPGQPVFNRTVTLRDSWGQ; from the coding sequence ATGAGCAAGCCCACTGTCGACCCTACCTCGAATGCCAAGACCGGCCCTGCCGTGCCGGTCAACTTCCTGCGGCCGATCATCCAGGCAGACCTGGACTCGGGCAAGCACACGCAGATCGTCACCCGTTTCCCGCCTGAACCCAACGGCTACCTGCACATCGGCCACGCCAAGTCGATCTGTGTGAACTTCGGCCTGGCCCAGGAGTTCGGCGGCGTCACGCACCTGCGTTTCGACGACACCAACCCGGCCAAGGAAGACCAGGAATACATCGACGCGATCGAAAGCGACGTCAAATGGCTGGGCTTCGAATGGTCCGGCGAAGTGCGCTACGCCTCGCAGTATTTCGACCAGTTGCATGACTGGGCGGTGGAGTTGATCAAATCCGGCAATGCCTACGTCGATGACCTGACCCCGGAACAAGCCAAGGAATACCGTGGCAGCCTGACCGAGCCGGGCAAGAACAGCCCGTTCCGCGACCGCTCCGTGGAAGAGAACCTGGACCTGTTCGCCCGCATGAAAGCCGGCGAGTTCAAGGACGGCGCACGGGTGCTGCGAGCAAAGATCGACATGGCCTCGCCGAACATGAACCTGCGTGACCCGATCATGTATCGCATCCGTCACGCTCACCACCACCAGACCGGTGACAAGTGGTGCATCTACCCGAACTACGACTTCACCCACGGTCAGTCGGACGCCATCGAAGGCATCACCCATTCGATCTGCACCCTGGAGTTCGAAAGCCACCGTCCGCTGTACGAGTGGTTCCTCGAGCACTTGCCGGTGCCGGCCAACCCGCGCCAGTACGAGTTCAGCCGCCTGAACCTGAACTACACCATCACCAGCAAGCGCAAGCTCAAGCAGTTGGTCGATGAAAAGCACGTCAGCGGCTGGGACGACCCGCGCATGTCCACGCTGTCGGGTTTCCGCCGCCGTGGCTACACGCCGAAATCGATCCGCAACTTCTGCGAAATGATCGGCACCAACCGCTCCGACGGCGTGGTTGACTTTGGCATGCTCGAATTCAGCATCCGCGACGACCTCGACCACAGCGCCCCGCGTGCCATGTGCGTGCTGCGTCCGCTGAAAGTCGTGATCACCAACTACCCGGAAGGCCAGGTCGAGAACCTCGAACTGCCGTGCCACCCGAAAGAAGACATGGGCGTGCGCGCGTTGCCGTTCGCCCGTGAAATCTACATCGACCGTGAAGACTTCATGGAAGAGCCGCCGAAGGGCTACAAGCGCCTGGAACCGGCCGGTGAAGTGCGCCTGCGTGGCAGCTACGTGATCCGTGCCGACGAAGCGATCAAGGACGCCGACGGCAACATCGTCGAACTGCGCTGCTCGTACGATCCGGACACCCTGGGCAAGAACCCGGAAGGCCGCAAGGTCAAAGGTGTGGTCCACTGGGTGCCGGCTGCGGCCAGCGTCGAGTGCGAAGTGCGTCTGTACGATCGTCTGTTCCGTTCGGCCAACCCAGAGAAGGCCGAAGACAGCGCCAGTTTCCTGGACAACATCAACCCTGATTCGCTGCAGGTACTCACCGGTTGTCGTGCCGAGCCTTCGCTGGGCAATGCACAGCCGGAAGACCGTTTCCAGTTCGAGCGCGAAGGTTACTTCGTCGCGGATATCAAGGACTCGAAACCAGGTCAGCCGGTATTCAACCGTACCGTGACCCTGCGTGATTCGTGGGGCCAGTGA
- the cysS gene encoding cysteine--tRNA ligase produces MLTIYNTLTKSKEVFKPLDGNKVRMYVCGMTVYDYCHLGHGRSMVAFDLVTRWLRFSGYDLTYVRNITDIDDKIINRANENGESFEALTERMIAAMHEDEARLNIKKPDMEPRATDHIPGMHAMIQTLIDKGYAYAPGNGDVYYRVGKFMGYGKLSRKKIEDLRIGARIEVDESKQDPLDFVLWKAAKPGEPSWESPWGAGRPGWHIECSVMSTCCLGETFDIHGGGSDLEFPHHENEIAQSEAATGKTYANAWMHCGMIRINGEKMSKSLNNFFTIRDVLDKYHPEVVRYLLVSSHYRSAINYSEDNLKDAKGALERFYHALKGLPNVAPAGGEAFVERFTTVMNDDFGTPEACAVLFEMVREINRLRESDLNAAAGLAARLKELASVLGVLQLEADDFLQAGAEGRVDAAEVEALIAARLAARAGKDWAESDRIRDQLTAMGVVLEDGKGGTTWRLAD; encoded by the coding sequence GTGCTTACGATCTACAACACGCTCACCAAGAGCAAAGAAGTCTTCAAGCCGCTCGATGGCAACAAGGTGCGCATGTACGTGTGCGGCATGACCGTTTACGACTATTGCCACCTGGGCCACGGCCGCAGCATGGTCGCGTTCGACCTGGTGACGCGCTGGTTACGCTTCAGCGGCTACGACCTGACCTATGTGCGCAACATCACCGACATCGACGACAAGATCATCAACCGGGCCAACGAGAACGGCGAGTCGTTCGAAGCGCTGACCGAGCGCATGATCGCGGCGATGCACGAAGATGAAGCGCGCCTGAACATCAAGAAGCCGGACATGGAGCCGCGTGCCACCGACCATATCCCGGGCATGCACGCGATGATCCAGACCCTGATCGACAAGGGCTACGCCTACGCCCCGGGCAATGGCGACGTGTACTACCGCGTCGGCAAGTTCATGGGCTACGGCAAGCTGTCGCGCAAGAAGATCGAAGACCTGCGCATCGGCGCCCGCATCGAAGTCGACGAGTCCAAGCAGGACCCGCTGGACTTCGTATTGTGGAAAGCCGCCAAGCCGGGCGAGCCGAGCTGGGAATCGCCGTGGGGCGCCGGGCGTCCGGGCTGGCACATCGAATGCTCGGTGATGTCCACCTGCTGCCTGGGCGAGACCTTCGACATTCATGGCGGCGGCAGCGACCTTGAGTTCCCGCACCACGAAAATGAAATCGCCCAGAGCGAAGCGGCCACCGGCAAGACCTACGCCAACGCGTGGATGCATTGCGGCATGATCCGTATCAATGGCGAGAAGATGTCCAAGTCCTTGAACAACTTCTTCACCATTCGCGACGTGCTCGACAAGTACCACCCGGAAGTCGTGCGTTACCTGCTGGTGTCGAGCCACTACCGCAGCGCCATCAACTACTCGGAAGACAACCTCAAGGACGCCAAGGGCGCCCTGGAGCGTTTCTACCACGCGTTGAAAGGCCTGCCGAACGTGGCTCCGGCCGGCGGGGAGGCGTTCGTCGAACGTTTCACCACGGTGATGAACGACGACTTCGGTACGCCGGAAGCCTGCGCGGTGCTGTTCGAGATGGTCCGCGAGATCAACCGCCTGCGTGAGAGTGATCTGAACGCAGCGGCCGGTCTGGCAGCCCGTTTGAAAGAACTGGCCAGCGTGTTGGGTGTGTTGCAGCTCGAAGCTGATGACTTCCTGCAAGCCGGCGCCGAAGGGCGTGTGGATGCAGCTGAAGTCGAAGCGCTGATCGCTGCGCGCCTGGCGGCACGTGCCGGCAAGGACTGGGCCGAATCCGACCGCATCCGCGACCAGCTCACTGCCATGGGCGTGGTGCTGGAAGACGGCAAGGGCGGCACGACCTGGCGTCTGGCTGACTGA
- a CDS encoding DHA2 family efflux MFS transporter permease subunit: MSFKGFAMSNNASFTPPSLLLSTIGLSLATFMQVLDTTIANVALPTISGNLGVSSEQGTWVITSFAVSNAIALPLTGWLSRRFGEVKLFVWATLLFVLASFLCGIATSMPELVGFRVLQGVVAGPLYPMTQTLLIAVYPPAKRGLALALLAMVTVVAPIAGPILGGWITDSYSWPWIFFINVPIGLFAAWVVTQQMKKRPVVTSRQPMDYVGLIALIIGVGALQIVLDKGNDADWFESSFILIGSVISVVALAFFVIWEMTDEHPVVNLRLFAHRNFRYGTIVLILGYAGFFGINLILPQWLQTRLGYTATWAGFAVAPLGILPVLLAPFVGKYAPKFDMRLLAGGAFLAIGLSCFMRAGFTNEVDFQHIAMVQLFMGIGVALFFMPTLTILLSDLPPSQIADGSGLATFLRTLGGSFAASLTTWIWIRRADQHHAYLTESITPFDPATREALTNLGGAGAKAYTQLDQMVVSQAYIMSTVDYFTLLGWMFFGLILIVWLAKPPFTAKAGPAASAGH; this comes from the coding sequence ATCAGCTTCAAAGGATTCGCGATGAGCAATAACGCGTCTTTCACACCGCCCAGCCTGCTGCTCAGCACCATCGGCCTGTCGCTGGCGACCTTCATGCAGGTGCTCGACACCACCATCGCCAACGTGGCGCTGCCGACGATCTCCGGCAACCTGGGCGTGAGCTCGGAGCAGGGCACCTGGGTGATCACCTCGTTCGCCGTGAGCAACGCCATCGCCTTGCCGCTGACCGGTTGGCTCAGTCGGCGTTTCGGCGAGGTGAAGCTGTTTGTCTGGGCGACGCTGCTGTTCGTGCTGGCTTCGTTCCTGTGCGGGATTGCCACCTCGATGCCGGAACTGGTGGGTTTCCGGGTGCTGCAAGGGGTAGTGGCCGGGCCGCTGTACCCGATGACCCAGACCTTGCTGATTGCGGTTTACCCCCCGGCGAAACGGGGGCTGGCGCTGGCGCTGTTGGCGATGGTCACGGTGGTCGCGCCGATTGCCGGGCCGATCCTCGGCGGCTGGATCACCGACAGCTACAGCTGGCCATGGATTTTCTTCATCAACGTGCCGATCGGTCTGTTCGCGGCATGGGTGGTGACCCAGCAGATGAAAAAGCGCCCGGTGGTCACCAGCCGCCAGCCGATGGATTACGTCGGTCTGATCGCGCTGATCATTGGCGTCGGGGCTTTGCAGATCGTGCTCGACAAGGGCAACGATGCCGACTGGTTCGAATCCAGCTTCATCCTGATCGGCTCAGTGATTTCGGTAGTGGCCCTGGCGTTCTTCGTGATATGGGAAATGACCGACGAACACCCGGTGGTCAACCTGCGACTGTTTGCCCATCGCAACTTCCGCTACGGCACCATCGTGCTGATCCTGGGCTATGCCGGGTTCTTCGGGATCAACCTGATCCTGCCGCAGTGGCTGCAAACGCGGCTGGGCTACACCGCGACCTGGGCCGGTTTTGCCGTGGCCCCGCTGGGGATCCTGCCGGTGCTGCTGGCGCCGTTTGTCGGCAAATACGCACCGAAATTCGACATGCGCCTGCTGGCGGGCGGGGCGTTCCTGGCCATCGGCCTGAGCTGTTTCATGCGCGCCGGTTTCACCAATGAAGTCGACTTCCAGCACATCGCCATGGTGCAGCTGTTCATGGGGATCGGCGTGGCGCTGTTCTTCATGCCGACCCTGACCATCCTGCTCTCGGACTTGCCGCCGAGCCAGATTGCCGACGGTTCGGGGCTGGCGACATTCCTGCGGACCCTGGGCGGCAGCTTCGCGGCGTCGTTGACCACCTGGATCTGGATCCGTCGGGCCGATCAGCATCACGCCTACCTGACCGAAAGCATCACCCCCTTCGATCCGGCGACCCGCGAAGCGCTGACCAACCTGGGCGGGGCAGGGGCCAAGGCCTATACGCAGCTGGATCAGATGGTGGTCAGCCAGGCGTACATCATGTCCACGGTGGACTACTTCACCTTGCTGGGCTGGATGTTCTTTGGGCTGATATTGATTGTGTGGCTGGCCAAGCCGCCGTTTACAGCGAAGGCCGGGCCTGCGGCTTCCGCGGGGCATTGA
- a CDS encoding efflux transporter outer membrane subunit — MSSNPLRTGLSLVLLAMSVAGCASYSGLKTEGVSLDAKNLKAGQSLSGVTLSPAAWPESDWWKSLGDPQLDGLIREALRDSPDMQIADARAHQASAAASAADAERMPTLDASAGVSRSRLARDQDPRGQGDAYATIRNISTGFNYNFDLWGGQRDAWEAALGQARAAEVDQQAAQLTLAADVARAYSDLGQAHIVYDLSNEDLKRTRQMLDLSQRRLTAGIDSQYQFQQTESLEATSQANLIDAEKRLNSAKIALAVLLGKGPDRGNEIARPNILQPGAVALPSVLPAELLGRRPDLVAARWRVEAASKSIDAGKTRFYPNLNLSAAAGAESLLGDAMFGSASRFFNIAPTISVPIFDGGRLRADLDSRDADYDLAVAQYNKSLVKALGDVSDSINQLRDIGRQIAAQQHATDIAQDSYNTVVQRYGSGIGNYLDVLSIEQQLLQAQRQLANLNAEQIDLSIQLMQALGGGFQPEAIASANATPATLTH; from the coding sequence ATGAGCAGTAACCCCTTGCGTACCGGCCTGAGCCTGGTGCTGTTGGCCATGAGCGTCGCCGGTTGCGCCAGTTACAGCGGCCTGAAAACCGAAGGCGTGAGCCTCGACGCGAAAAACCTCAAGGCCGGGCAATCCCTCAGCGGTGTGACTTTGTCGCCCGCCGCCTGGCCGGAAAGCGACTGGTGGAAAAGCCTCGGCGACCCGCAACTCGACGGCCTGATCCGCGAGGCCCTGCGCGACAGCCCGGACATGCAGATCGCCGACGCCCGTGCCCATCAGGCCAGCGCTGCCGCTTCCGCCGCCGACGCCGAGCGGATGCCGACCCTGGATGCCAGCGCCGGTGTCAGCCGCTCGCGCCTGGCCCGGGACCAGGACCCGCGCGGGCAGGGCGACGCGTACGCCACCATTCGCAACATCAGCACCGGTTTTAATTACAACTTCGACCTGTGGGGCGGTCAGCGCGATGCCTGGGAAGCGGCCCTCGGCCAGGCCCGCGCCGCCGAAGTTGACCAGCAGGCTGCGCAACTGACCCTGGCCGCCGATGTCGCCCGGGCCTATAGCGATCTAGGCCAGGCACACATCGTCTACGACCTGTCCAATGAAGACCTCAAGCGCACCCGGCAAATGCTCGACCTGAGCCAGCGGCGCCTGACTGCCGGGATCGACAGTCAGTACCAGTTCCAGCAGACCGAAAGCCTGGAAGCCACCTCCCAGGCCAACCTGATCGACGCCGAAAAGCGCTTGAACAGCGCGAAAATCGCCCTGGCCGTTCTGCTCGGCAAAGGCCCGGACCGCGGCAATGAAATTGCCCGCCCGAACATTCTTCAGCCGGGTGCGGTAGCGCTACCTTCGGTGCTGCCGGCCGAGTTGCTCGGGCGTCGCCCGGACCTGGTGGCCGCACGCTGGCGGGTCGAAGCGGCGAGCAAAAGCATCGATGCCGGCAAGACCCGGTTCTATCCCAACCTGAACCTCAGCGCCGCTGCCGGTGCCGAATCCTTGTTGGGCGATGCGATGTTTGGTTCGGCCAGCCGCTTCTTCAACATCGCACCGACGATCTCGGTGCCGATCTTCGACGGTGGCCGTTTGCGCGCCGACCTCGATTCCCGCGACGCCGATTACGACCTCGCGGTGGCGCAGTACAACAAAAGCCTGGTCAAGGCGCTGGGGGATGTCAGTGACAGCATCAATCAGCTTCGTGATATCGGCCGGCAGATCGCTGCCCAGCAGCACGCCACCGACATCGCCCAGGATTCCTACAACACCGTGGTCCAGCGTTACGGTTCCGGCATCGGTAACTACCTGGACGTGCTCAGCATCGAGCAGCAGTTGCTCCAGGCCCAGCGCCAACTGGCCAACCTGAATGCCGAGCAGATTGACCTGTCGATCCAACTGATGCAGGCGCTGGGCGGCGGTTTCCAGCCTGAGGCCATCGCCTCGGCCAACGCCACGCCAGCCACGCTGACCCACTAA
- a CDS encoding MarR family transcriptional regulator, producing the protein MKHFSPEDFQNCHLGLLLGRAALLKDRIIDTHMEPHGITAAQFKVLIIIAQFGVDSPGELCRHLSLDSGSMTRMLDRLEQKGFLARQRSEADRRQVQLVLTEEGQKLADRLPHIGAEAMNELAGAITPEELKTLELILKKILVAAGDSITLLRVGDK; encoded by the coding sequence ATGAAACATTTCTCTCCAGAAGATTTCCAGAATTGCCATCTCGGCCTGTTGCTCGGGCGTGCCGCGCTGCTCAAGGACCGGATCATCGATACCCACATGGAACCCCACGGCATCACTGCCGCGCAGTTCAAGGTGTTGATCATCATTGCCCAGTTCGGCGTCGATTCGCCGGGCGAGTTGTGCCGTCACCTGTCCCTGGACAGCGGCTCGATGACGCGCATGCTCGATCGTCTGGAGCAGAAGGGTTTCCTCGCCCGCCAACGCTCCGAGGCGGATCGCCGTCAGGTGCAGTTGGTACTGACCGAAGAAGGTCAGAAGCTGGCCGACCGCCTGCCGCACATCGGTGCCGAAGCCATGAATGAACTGGCCGGAGCCATCACTCCGGAAGAACTGAAAACCCTGGAGTTGATCCTGAAGAAAATTTTGGTGGCAGCCGGTGACTCGATCACCCTGCTGCGGGTAGGTGACAAATGA
- the lpxH gene encoding UDP-2,3-diacylglucosamine diphosphatase — MILLISDLHLEEERPDITRAFLDLLAGRARSASALYILGDFFEVWIGDDAMTPFQRSICQALRDISDSGTAIFLMHGNRDFMLGKAFCKEAGCTLLKDPSVVQFNGEPVLLMHGDSLCTRDEAYMKLRRYLRNPITLFILRHLPLRTRHKLARKLRSESRAQTRMKANDIVDVTPEEIPRIMQEYGVKTLIHGHTHRPAIHKLQLGEQAARRIVLGDWDRQGWALQVDEQGFALAPFDFTPPPQLEAPAN, encoded by the coding sequence GTGATATTGCTGATTTCAGACTTGCATCTGGAAGAGGAGCGCCCGGACATTACCCGGGCGTTTCTGGATTTGCTCGCCGGACGCGCCCGCTCGGCGAGTGCGTTGTACATCCTGGGCGACTTCTTCGAGGTGTGGATTGGCGACGACGCCATGACACCCTTCCAGCGCTCCATCTGCCAGGCCCTGCGCGACATCAGCGACAGCGGCACGGCCATTTTTCTGATGCACGGCAATCGCGACTTCATGCTCGGCAAGGCCTTCTGCAAAGAAGCCGGCTGTACCCTGCTGAAGGATCCGAGTGTCGTGCAGTTCAACGGCGAGCCGGTGCTGCTGATGCACGGCGACAGCCTCTGCACCCGCGACGAAGCCTATATGAAGCTGCGCCGCTACCTGCGCAACCCGATCACGCTGTTCATCCTGCGGCATCTGCCGCTGCGCACCCGGCACAAGCTGGCGCGCAAGCTGCGCAGTGAAAGCCGTGCGCAAACGCGGATGAAGGCCAATGACATTGTCGATGTCACGCCCGAGGAGATTCCGCGGATCATGCAGGAATACGGCGTGAAGACCTTGATCCACGGGCACACCCACCGTCCGGCGATTCACAAGTTGCAGCTTGGCGAGCAAGCGGCCAGGCGCATTGTGCTGGGGGATTGGGATCGGCAAGGGTGGGCGTTGCAGGTGGATGAGCAAGGGTTTGCGCTGGCGCCCTTTGATTTCACGCCTCCGCCGCAACTCGAAGCACCCGCGAACTAA
- a CDS encoding HlyD family efflux transporter periplasmic adaptor subunit: MATADTTQPPENTQGNPNSGKRKFMLLVLAAAVVLSGAGVWAYHEFYGRWSESTDDAYVNGNVVEITPLVTGTVVSIGADDGDLVHEGQVLVNFDPNDAEIGLQNAQANLARTVRQVRGLYSDVDGMKAQVNAQKAEVQKAQDNFNRRKNLAAGGAISQEELSHARDDLTSAQNALANAEQKLKTTSALVDDTVVSSHPDVMAAAAQLRQAYLNNSRSVLIAPVTGYVAKRSVQLGQRVQPGTALMAVIPLDQLWIDANFKETQLRDMRIGQPVQIETDLYGNSVKYSGTIDSLGAGTGSAFALLPAQNATGNWIKIVQRVPVRVHVNAEELAKHPLRVGLSTMVDVDLHDQSGPVLAQQPPQKASFSTNVYDRQLTEADAMITQLIHDNSAAVSKTAQR; this comes from the coding sequence ATGGCCACTGCCGATACAACTCAACCTCCTGAAAACACCCAGGGCAACCCCAACTCGGGCAAGCGCAAGTTCATGCTGCTGGTACTGGCTGCCGCCGTCGTGCTGAGCGGCGCGGGCGTCTGGGCCTACCACGAGTTCTACGGGCGCTGGAGCGAAAGCACCGACGACGCCTATGTGAACGGCAACGTGGTGGAAATCACCCCGTTGGTCACCGGTACTGTGGTCAGCATCGGCGCCGATGACGGTGATCTGGTTCATGAAGGCCAGGTGCTGGTGAACTTCGACCCGAACGACGCCGAAATCGGCCTGCAAAACGCCCAGGCCAATCTGGCGCGTACCGTGCGCCAGGTGCGTGGCTTATACAGCGATGTGGACGGCATGAAAGCCCAGGTCAACGCGCAGAAAGCCGAAGTGCAAAAGGCCCAGGACAACTTCAACCGGCGCAAGAACCTCGCGGCCGGCGGGGCGATTTCCCAGGAAGAACTGTCCCACGCCCGCGACGACCTGACCTCGGCGCAAAACGCCTTGGCCAACGCCGAGCAAAAGCTCAAGACCACCAGCGCGCTGGTCGATGACACCGTGGTTTCATCGCACCCGGACGTGATGGCCGCCGCCGCGCAATTGCGTCAGGCGTACTTGAACAACTCGCGCAGCGTGCTGATTGCACCGGTCACCGGTTACGTGGCCAAGCGTTCTGTACAGCTTGGTCAACGAGTGCAACCTGGCACCGCGCTGATGGCGGTGATTCCGCTGGATCAGCTGTGGATCGACGCCAACTTCAAGGAAACCCAGCTGCGCGACATGCGCATCGGCCAGCCGGTGCAGATCGAGACTGACCTGTACGGCAACAGCGTGAAATACAGCGGCACCATCGATAGCCTCGGCGCCGGGACCGGCAGCGCCTTTGCCCTGCTGCCGGCGCAGAACGCCACCGGCAACTGGATCAAGATCGTGCAGCGCGTGCCGGTGCGAGTCCACGTCAACGCCGAAGAACTGGCCAAACATCCGCTGCGGGTCGGCCTGTCGACCATGGTCGATGTGGACCTGCACGATCAGAGCGGACCGGTGCTGGCGCAACAGCCACCGCAGAAGGCGTCGTTCAGCACCAACGTCTACGACCGTCAGTTGACCGAGGCCGACGCGATGATCACCCAGTTGATCCACGACAACAGCGCCGCGGTCAGCAAGACCGCGCAACGCTGA